The sequence below is a genomic window from Acanthochromis polyacanthus isolate Apoly-LR-REF ecotype Palm Island chromosome 14, KAUST_Apoly_ChrSc, whole genome shotgun sequence.
CCCACATGCAAGTCCAATCTAAGCTAAACTGCTGGACAGAAAGTAGTCCTAGTAGTCGgtagaaaaaactttaaaacttgaCATACTTGGAAAGAATGTAGTATTTTGAGCAGAATAAACTTTTTAAACCTTTAGTTGTTAAGacacaaagtacttttttttagGTGCGATAACCTATAAATCGTCAGCACTTCAGTACTTGGAGAGAAAATTGTATatttggtggaataaacctttaaattatatagacttaaaaaagcattttaggggaaaaaaaacttagtGGAATAAACCAATATAACTGATTTATATAAatgagcttaaaattgtcatatttcattgtagtcactttattcaaaatgttaaaaaatgatgtgttttgcACTTGTTGAAAGTTGTATAAAACCAAAGAattcaactgagaagccatgactgactcaggccagttgtgagcatcaaccatgtgaccaaaatccagacactttttgggtgaacctttcaattcattttcaataaattttattgaccagttcacatgtgtcatctcaagacacttcaatAAGAAAAGTAAAGTcaaaattatagagagaaatccaacaaatccaaagtttcctttggattccctgtctgagcaagcacttggcgacagtggggaggtaaaactccctttttcaggaagaaccctccggcagaaccaggctcagacagggcggccatctgcctcgaccggttggggtgagggtgaaggagagagagaacaggaaaAGTGAAAAGAGTGGAATCCTGTTGCAAAGACCAGGCCTTCCTCTTCAAGTGTGGGAAGCCATGCGTTAAAGacgcttcacagtgaaaaaccgtgacagtgaaagacacttgacagtgctgctcagtccatcacatcggacacacagcagcagcagaacgtcttctttatccaagagaagacacgttggaagcagttcttcttcttcttctttgtctttctctgctccTTCTCATTGACTTCAGTGTCTTCATCCTCATTACTATCCATGCTGTCCTCAGTGTCTTCAGCAGTGTCAGCATCGTCACTGTCCTCATACTCACTGCTCTTCAGGTCACTGTCCTCATCAAGCAAGCCTGTCaggttaattctgttttcagggtctgcaggcttaaccatgatggacaggctggtggagggtctagattcatcgctaaaaaaggaaacatacactgttgggtttacatccgacaagcagagaatgtaaacatggaaatcaacaaaagtccatatcagtcttttgtcacctgctgggctgctaatgtctcacaacctgtgtacaaagtaaatagaaacacacttaccaactgctggtgggggagctgctgctgaggtagctTTTGGTGATAAAGGGATGCCtgaggataccactgggggtgattctgtcgtcatcatcccactgaagcatcgccttcaacagctcgatgcactccctcctctcatcagcctctgctgggttgtccgtctcagagcacagctggtgcagaaaacattttgaaagtccaacagtggtcaaatcaccttccaccgtgaaatgtgaataccataaatgaacgggacttttcagcaactagctgctgcttcctaaactacCTACCGTTTTCATTTCTTCCAGAGAGTCGAACGTGTAAACTGTGGGGTCGGAGTGGACGAGATCGGTCCCAAAATAATCCATaggtgtctgaaagaagaaaacaatgatgcttactaaagtctttatcttattgagtgagtaaaggtcagaggtaaaatcacagtaggagtattgtaccttcagccgccacCAATCATTTGGCATTCTCTCAAAAAATAATCGTGATCTCCGGCCAGCATCGATGAGATATTGCGGCGGCAGATCCAGCAGATGGATCATGCGTCGGAGCTGCAGACAAAGCATAACACcatgttagacctgaagctaatcctgtgacggcttctaatgtgtttcagctgcagtaatttactcactgtCCAGTATTCTGAGTCTGATCCAAAGAGACTATCTTGAGTCATCATCCTGGCCATCACGCAGCCTAACGACCAAacgtcgatggcctctgaatacTGCCGGCCCAGGAAGATTTCTGGAGctctaaatgtggaaaaaacatcaaatgaagatgtgacagtgtagacagtaaggagacagcGCTGAATTAAAGATTTCTCAATTATTAAAAAGTATCAGTATTTCATACCTATATGCAAGTCCTTGGCATAGCTTTCCTGCCCTGGCTTTGGACTTGTACTTGGCCAAACCAAAGTCAATCAGCTTGACCCTGAAGGGCTGCTTCACGtgatccaccatcatgatgttatcCTCCTTCACATCAGTGTGGATGATGCCAGcactctttgttgttttcaaagctacagccagctgcaagtaacaacatttatcaggagtttgttaaagaaatctgtcacatgacaataaaagtagaagttgtaaaggttcctgaaaCACCGATGTTGATTCTGGcaccactgaaggagagaaatataaggagacaatagaaggtcacacctgctgGATAACTGTACGGACGTGTTCCAGTGGCATTGGCTGTGGTAAATTCTCCACATAGTCCCACAGGGTGATGTCCAGTTTTTCAAACACCAGGAGCCGCGTATTTTCTACAAAGATGTCTCCTTTGTAGTCAATGATGTTGGACTCCTTTGAGTTGTGGCTCATGagctttttcaggattttcGCCTGTGGAGACATAATATGATTGCTGAGCCACATcgtccaatcagttcttctcaacaactaaaaagtacataacatgaccagtaccactactcagaatcttgtAGTGGTACCAcctcttttttaaaacaatgtcttttttgtgtcactgttcagctgaaatcagtgtcctacctcaTGGTCAAGATTGTTCCTTTGGGGCACCTTTATAGCCAcgtgctcttcagtgttgtctttcacacattccagcactgtTCCATAGCTTCCATCTCGCAGTTCTTTCACCACCGTGTAGCCTGTTGGGACTTCGGAACGCTGCCTTGAGGAACTCCCctcggaggaagatgaggatgaggatgatgatgaggatgatgatgaactttgaaagtacatttttgttttgtcccagaagactgaaagtgaaacagacacaaaagagaaccataatctatggatgtcttgttaaaccattggtaatctaccacgctgttgtgatctcagttttcaatcatatttgctaaatattgaaccagttatcataaaacaacagcactgagtgttacaacctgttctgaattgtgttataagacatattggacagtactgcagcaaaactacatggatgtttcctcagaaactctaaagtgtttacttcattaaacagaagagtggagttacttacttcacaaaagtttggttatctagattttgctgaaatgtggatgtctctgagtttggtgtGAAGCTGCtttcactaaactactcaataaacgaataaataactcaataaaatacattgaaatggtgtctccactcagagtttttgtgtttggcatgaattctagaatgcctttaaaaactatttaaaatttctcagcatcatttcattttgaaaatggcatgttaaatgaccaaaactggcactgtttttctcatctatctaCACTTAATAACTTACAGTGacatattctgagtaatgttgttataaattgttgaaatctctcatttgttagaacattttctgcttaactgtgtctcatttgacagatttttctcacataaaatatatttcaaaaatatattaaaaatgctaactttaagaaatgtgttcagcatttttattcacaaatcaagatatttgagatcattttttttaaagcctgtttatccacgtccagaacatttttaacatattacaggcatttgaggtaatgtttaaatgaca
It includes:
- the LOC127537086 gene encoding homeodomain-interacting protein kinase 1-like, whose product is MYFQSSSSSSSSSSSSSSSEGSSSRQRSEVPTGYTVVKELRDGSYGTVLECVKDNTEEHVAIKVPQRNNLDHEAKILKKLMSHNSKESNIIDYKGDIFVENTRLLVFEKLDITLWDYVENLPQPMPLEHVRTVIQQLAVALKTTKSAGIIHTDVKEDNIMMVDHVKQPFRVKLIDFGLAKYKSKARAGKLCQGLAYRAPEIFLGRQYSEAIDVWSLGCVMARMMTQDSLFGSDSEYWTLRRMIHLLDLPPQYLIDAGRRSRLFFERMPNDWWRLKTPMDYFGTDLVHSDPTVYTFDSLEEMKTLCSETDNPAEADERRECIELLKAMLQWDDDDRITPSGILRHPFITKSYLSSSSPTSSCDESRPSTSLSIMVKPADPENRINLTGLLDEDSDLKSSEYEDSDDADTAEDTEDSMDSNEDEDTEVNEKEQRKTKKKKKNCFQRVFSWIKKTFCCCCVSDVMD